CAAAACCCCATAAGAACAACTCGGGGTTTATTCAGCTGGGCAATGGCGATGTGGTCAGCTGGTGTATCGGGCATATTCTGGAGCAGGCGGAGCCGGAGTCTTATGATGAAAAATATAAGCAGTGGCGGCTGGAACATTTGCCGATTGTACCCGAGCAGTGGCAACTTAAACCTAAAACGAAAACCAGGAGCCAATTGACGGTTTTGCGCAAGCTGGTGAAGCAGGCGGATGAAATTATTCATGCCGGCGATCCCGACCGCGAAGGCCAGCTGCTGGTTGATGAGGTTATCGACTATTTAAAACTGAGCAAAACCAAAAAATCCCAGATCAAACGCTTGCTGGTCAGCGATCTCAATACCAGTGCGGTAAAACGTTCGCTGGCTGCGCTCAGGGCCAACCGCGACTTTATCCCCTTATCGGTTTCAGCCCTGGCCCGCAGCCGTGCCGACTGGTTATACGGCATTAACCTGACCCGCACCTATACCCTGCAGGGGCAAAAAGTTGGCTTTAAAGGTGTGCTTTCCGTCGGCCGGGTACAGACACCCGTGCTCGGGCTTGTGGTGCGCAGGGATGAGGAAATCGCCAATTTTGTCAGCAAGCCTTTTTATGAGGTTTATGCCGATATCCTGACGCCAGGCGGCGATCAGTTTAGCGCCAAATGGCAGCCGAGCGAGCAATGTGAGCCTTATATGGACGAACAGGGCAGGGTGCTGGTTAAGGGGCTGGCGGAAAATGTCGTGCACCGCATTAGCGGGCAGCCGGCGACGGTTACCTCTGTGGTAAAAGAAAACAAAAAGCAGTCGCCGCCTTTGCCGTATAACTTATCGGCGCTGCAAATCGATGCCGCTAAAATCTACTCCATGAATGCCAAGCTGGTGCTGGATATCTGCCAGTCGCTTTATGAAAAACATAAGCTGATCACTTACCCGAGATCTGACTGCCGCTACCTGCCCGAAGAACAGCATAAACTGGCGCCGGCCATTATCAATATGCTCAAATCGTGCTCCCAGTACGCCCAGGCGGCGGGGGAAGCGAACCCCGGAATTAAAGGCAAAGGTTTTAACGATAAAAAAGTCGGTGCCCACCATGCGATAGTACCGACGGAAAAGTCTGCCGGAAATATCCAGTTAAATACCTTTGAGAAAAACATTTATCATTTGATTGTCCGCCAGTATCTGGCCCAGTTCTATCCTGCATACAGCTATGACCAGACTAAGGTCGAACTGAATATCGGCGGCGGTAAATTTACCGCAAGTGCGAAAATACCTGTCGTGATCGGCTGGAAAGCCCTGTGGCCGCAAAAAGGGGCGGCAAAGGCAAAAGAGGCTAACCCGGATGAGCCGGGAGAGGCGGAAAACCAGCACTTGCCTGAGCTGCATCAGGGAGAGGTATTGTTGTGCCGGCAGGGACGCCTGGCGGAAAAGATGACCAAACCGCCGCAGGCCTTTACCGATGCAAGCCTGCTGGCGGCGATGACAGGCATTAACCGCTTTGTCAGTGACAAGGGACTGAAAAAGATCCTAAAAGATACCGATGGCCTGGGAACCGAAGCCACCCGGGCAGGGATCATCGAATTATTGTTCAAGCGGGATTTCCTCTGTCGCCAGGGTAAGCAGATCCATGCCACCGAAGTGGGCAAAGCCCTGATTGCGACCCTGCCGGAGGCGGCGACCCTGCCGGATATGACCGCCCAATGGGAAGCAAGCTTAAACGCCATCAGCGAAAAACAGGTCAGCTACCAGAGTTTTATGCAGCCTTTGACCCACACCCTGCATCAGCTGGTTGAGCAGGCATGCCAGACCTTACCCAGGCAGCTGGAAGGGCTTAAGGTTAAATCTTCATCCGGTTTTAAAAAGAAGGGCCGCAGGCGCAGAAAGGCGGCAGCGGTTAAGACTTGATATAGGTTGCGGATAAATGAGTTGTTGATTACAAGGAATCGTTTTATGCTTACTGCTCCTTATGTAGTTTGTTTTTTAGGTGTTGTGTATGGAAACGCTGATTATTTGCGCCATGATTGCCGCGCTGTTACCTTATTTAGCCAAAGCTCCGCTGGCCTTTGCCATGAACAAGGAGGGAGGTTACGATAATAACTATCCCAGGGAGCAGCAGGCCAGGTTAACCGGTTTTGGCGCCCGCGCCTCGGCTGCCCACTACAATTCTTTTGAGTCCCTGATTATTTTTTCCCTTGCGATCGCCCTGGTATTGGCAACCGACTCGGTTGATAAAACCGTGGAACGCCTGGCAATGATTCATGTGGCGGCCAGGGTGACCTACTGTTTGATGTATTATTTTGATCAGGACAAGTTACGCTCCCTGGTGTGGCTGGTGGGACTGGCCGCTCCCCTGGCCATGATGTGGCAGTGCTTGCCCTGATTCTCCCTGTCTTGAAACATTAGAAAATACTCGGCCGGCAGATCAGGCGGACATTTCCCGGTAAATGTCGGGATTATGGATCGCCATCAGGTTCTGCGCTTGTGTTGCCGGGCTAAAGCCGAACTGTTGGTATAAACCATGGGCGTCGGCGGTGCACAGCATAAAGCGCCGGAGGTTTTGCAGCTCCGGGTGCCGCATCACTTCTGACATTAATTGTTTGCTGATGCCGAGTCCCCGGTAGGGCTCCAGCACGAAAACATCCGCCAGGTAGGCAAAGCTGGCTTTGTCTGTGATCACCCGGGCAAAGGCGATTTGGCGTTTGCCGCTAAAAGCGCCGAAACACAGGGAGTTGTCGAGGGATTTTTTTACCCTGGCTTTAGTTATGCCTTCGGCCCAGTAAGAGCGGGTTAAATAGCCATAAATCACATCCAGCTGCATTTCATCCGCTTGGTTGCTCAAACGAACCGGCGGAGCTATTTGTTTTGTCATTTATCTCTCCTTAATTACTTCAGATTATTGCTTTGTCTTTTGCCTGAGCCGATGGCAGGCTTTATCAAATAAACAGCAGGGCCACCGCAAGCAGGGTGAGTAAGGCTAAGACCTTGTTGAACTTGTCCCTGGCCTGTTCGGTGGACAATAACCGGCTGATCAGGGCGCCAAATAGCGTCCAGGCGCTGTTGCTCATTAATCCTACCAGATTGAATATCAGGCAGGCCTGAAGCACCGAAAGCAGGTAAAGCTCACCGGGTAAACTAAAGGCGGTAATGCAGGAGAGAACCATCATCATGGATTTAGGATTGATAAACTGTAACAGTGCGCCCTGGCGAAAACCTATCAGGTTTGCCGCGTGATTGTGCTGTTTGCGGTTACCGGAAAATGCCACTTTTACCGCCAGGTAAACCAGATAGCCGGCGCCGAGTATTTTGAGGTAAAAATACCAGTGGGGGTTTTCACTTAAGATGCCGCCTATACCTGAGCCCATAAGGATAAACAGCCCGGTAATGCCTGCCCTGATGCCGAAAATAAACGGCAGGGTTTGCCGGTAACCAAAACGGCTGCCGGATAAGGTCAGCAGACTGTTGTTAGGACCTGGGGTTGCCGTGGCAAGCAAGGTAAAGAGAAGTAGCGGGATAAGTAAGCTGCTGAGTTCCATTTGGGCTGTCATAAAATACATCTTTATCGGCTATGATAATTAAAAACACATAATTGTATGCGTACAATTATGTGTTTTTAATAGTTGTTGGTGTTTTTTTATGATATATAGGGGGACAAATAGATCAAGGATTTTATTGTACCCATGACAATGTGGAAGCCCGAGTTAAAAACCTCCAGCCAGGCCAAATATAAACAAGTGGCAGATGCCATAGACGAAGCCGTGGTAAGCGGCGAACTTAAAGCCGGTGAAAAACTACCGCCCCAGCGCAGGCTGGCAGATGCCCTTGGTGTGACCATAGGCACGGTCACCCGGGCTTATGCCGAGTCGGAGTGCCGCGGTACTGTGGTGGCCAGGGTCGGCAGCGGCACCTATGTCAAGCAGGCGGAGCCGGGCCCCTATGCCGTACTTGCCCCTGATGACAGCCGTTATGATCTGCGCAGCTCCAAAGCTCCCGTTGGTCCGCAGGGGGAGTTTATGGCGCAGGCCCTAATGGATATTGCCGCTGATCGCCGGCTGCTGGCTGTTTGCCTGGACTATCAGCCGGAAACCGGTTTAAGGCAGCAGCGGGAGCAGCTGGCGGCCTGGTTAAACGGGCGTAACCTGGCCTGTAATGCCGATGAGGTATTATTCACTTATGGCGGCCAGCATGGCATTTCCCTGTCGCTGCAGGCCGTTTGCCGCAGTGGTGATACCGTTTTATGTGAAGGTTTGTCGTTTCCCGGCATTGCCCTGGCCTGCCAGGAGCAGCAGCTTAAATGTCACGGGCTGGCAATGGATGAACAGGGAGTGATCCCGCAAGCTTTAATGTCAGCATGCCAGCAATACAATCCCAGGGTTTTGTACCTGACTTCACAGGTGCAAAATCCCAGTTGTGTGCAAATGCCTTTATCGAGAAAACTGGAGCTCCTTGCCATTTGCCGGCAATACCAGGTGCTGATTCTGGATGATGACGTCCAGTTCTTACCGGAAAGTGAAAAAGTCAGCAGTTTTTATTTGCTGGCTCCCGAGCAGACCATTTATATTTCCAGCTTTTCCAAAAGCTTCTCCGGCGGGCTACGCCTGGGTTACCTGGTGGCGCGGGGCAAACTCAGGGAAAGCTTAAGAAAAAGCTTACGAGCCAGTTGCTGGACCATACCGCCTGTGATGGTGGAGCTGGTGTGCCGCTGGCTGGTTTCAGGAAAACTGGCGGAGCAGGAGGTCTGGCTCACCCGGGAAATGCTGGCCCGGCACCGTATCTTGCAGCAGGAGCTTGCCGGGTATTCATATACCACCTTGCCATATGCCTTTAACGCCTGGCTGTCGCTGCCGGAACATTGGCGGGCGGTGGACTTTGTCCGTTATGCGCAGGAAAAAGGTTTGTTATTGCGTGCGGCGGAATCTTATGCCGTAGGGCGCTTCCCGGCGCCGCAAAATATCCGCATCAGCCTGTGCGCTCCCCGCAGCCATGAGAGCTTAAGGCAGGCCCTGGGGCTGCTGAAGCAGTGCCTGGAAGAAACGCCGGCCAGCGACGAGCTGGTGATGTAGGGAAATACCGGGCCTGTTGCCGAGGCTCTTCAGTTAAAATTTCCAACAAGTTCAATCTTTTGACATTTTTTCCTGGCATATTATCTGCATAAAGGGGGCAAGTGACTGTTTTAACTATGGAGAGAGACATGAAATTTAAAATGACAGGTCTGGCTTTATTGGTGTCTTTATCGGTAACTGCCGCAGAAACATCAATTGAAGAATACATTGGCAAGATTGCCAATATTTATATTGGTAAATCGGAAAGCGTCAAAGTAGGCATAGTTGCAGAAGAAGATAAATACCTGGAATGCCAGGAAGGTAACTGGCCCCTGAAGTTTCAGCTGGGGCAGGTGTACTCGGACAGCTGGCTGGATCTATTATCTACCGTTAACCGTACCCAGGAAACCGTGCGTGTCGGTTATACCCCGGACAGTGAAAGCAGCTGTGATATTGAATATCTGGCCCTGGTACAGGGGGACGGTATTTCAGGGGTAGATCCCGATGACGGCAGCGCTTCCCTGTTGCGTACCGGTGATTACGGCAATATTGCTTTAATAGGCACCAACGGTCTGACGGAAAGCAGTTATTCAGTCAGTGACTTTTATAATAACGATGCCGGCGCCGGGGCTTTTGACGGTTTCACCTACAGGGAGCAAATCAATGACCACGAAGGCGTGGCTAAAATTGGCCGCGGTTTCTGGATGGTGAAAAAAGCGGTCAATACCGATCATGATCCCGATTATGTCGAGCCGGAGTACTGGCTGCAGGTAGACTTTGCCGGCCTGGTGAAAATTACCGGCTTCAGGGTAGTGCTCAACGACCAGTCGCGCGAACTGGGGCGCGGGCCGGAAAAAGTGGTGTTGCAGGTATCCAGCGACGGCGAAACTTTTGTTGATCATGAGTCTTACCTGTTGTCCCAGGTGTCGGATCAAATCGCTACCTTAAATACCGCGGTTACCGCACGTATCGCCAGGCTGAAGGTGGTCACCAACCACGGTGATAGCTACATCGAAATTGATGAATTTGAGCTGTTCTCCGATTTATAAGTTCAGCCGTTAATATGAAACCGCCGTCAGGAGCATCAGCCTGATGACGGTTTTGTTGTCTGCCAATCTAAACACCGGCCAGCATCTTGCCGGCAATTTCTTTCACTAGCTTGGCGCTTACCTGGGCGGTCATGCCGTCAATGTCCTTATCCGGGTTGAATTCAACAATATCGGCGCCTATCAGGGGGACATTGAGCTTGTGAATCAGGTTGATGACCTCCCGGGTGGAAAAGCCTCCCGGTTCGCGATGGGACACACCCGGGGTGAAGGCGGGATCCAGGGCGTCAATATCCAGGGACAGGTATACCGGGCCGTCAAACTCAGGCAGTTGCCCCGTCTGCCAGTGGCGCATTTCTATCATTTCCACCTTAAATTTTTGCGCCTGTTCAACCTGGTGTTGGTTTAAGGTCCTGATCCCGAGCTGTACCAGGCGGCTGCATAGTTGCTCTTCCATGATGCGGGCGAAGGGGCAGGCGTTGGACAACCTGTTGCCTTTAAAGCTGTCATACAAATCGGAATGGGCATCCAGGTGTAAGATATTCAGCTTCGGGTAATGCCGGGCATAAGCCCGCAAAATCGGATAGCTGATGCTGTGATCCCCTCCCAAGGTTAACAGGCGTATGTTTTGTCTGAGCAGCTTATGGCAACCGGATTCTATTCCCTGCACAAAATCCTTGTTGTCCGTGATTTCAAGATCGCCGCATTCAAGCCATTTGGGGTTATCCTTGAGGTTGACGCCATTTTCGCAGCCGCTGTTGAGGGAGCCGCTTTGCAATATCTCTCTTATGCTTGCCGGTGCCTTTGCCGGTCCGCGGGTAAAAGATGAGTTTTCGTCATAGGGGATGCCGAGCAGGCCGACCTTAGCGGATGTTGTTGTCATTATGTTACCTCTCAGGCTGTTGCACATATTGTGCATAACTCTGTGAATAATTTGTTTTCAGCTTCAGGATAAGCTGCTGTTATCTTGTGATCAGTTGCGAATAAGGTAAAGCATTATCCGTTACTATGGTACCCTTGAAAATCCGGATTTACTGTTAAGGTAGCTAGTAAGGTAAATAATAAGCCGGTCGTTTCTGGCTAAGACTATGATCTTACTGGATTCACGTTCAGCCCGAAAAGGGAAATATAACGGGTGGAGAAAATTATGGTTGAAATAATATACGACTGGTCTAATATATCGGTATATTTCATTTTGAGAATTGATGATGCCTGATAAAGATACCCGGGATATTATCCTTGAAGCCGGCCATAAAGCCATTACCGCCAAAAGCTACCATGCCTGCGGGTTAAAAGAAATTCTGGATCTGGCGGGTGTGCCTAAGGGGTCTTTTTATCATTACTTTAAATCAAAAGATGATTTTGGTCTGCAACTCATTGAAAATTCAACCGATGGTTGGAACCAGGAGTGCCGGGGAAAGTTAACCGACAGGAGTTTCACGCCGCTGAACCGGTTAAAAAATTATTTTAACGACAAAATCACCTATTTTCTCGAACACGGCTTGTCCTGCGAATGCGCCTTGCCGAAAATGGTGCTGGAAACCTCACAGTTAAATGAAGTAATGCGCGGTGCAATCAAGTATTCGTTTGATTCCATGGCAAGTGTGCTGGCGCAAACCATCAGGGAAGCCCAGATAGCCGATGAAATAGCCTGTAAAGACGATGCCGATATGCTGGCCAACATGATCAACAGTGCGCTTCAGGGCATTATTATCCGGGTGCAGATCGACCAGAGCATAGTACCGTTGGAGCAATTTGTCGCCCTGATTTTCAAAAATATCCTGCAAGAAAAATCTTCAAGCTAAGGGGCTGCCGGCCCGGCCAGGGCTGTTATGCCCCATAGCGTTATATAAGCCTGCAATTGCGGGCTAGGCCTGTGTTGGTATCACTGGTTTTCTATTTTCCCTGCGTACTTTAGTGCTGGTGCACGCCCGTGTCAGCAGGCTTTTCTATGCTGCCGGCAAGCTTTTGTGATCGTCCGAATGTTTTTTTCTGCTTTTACTTTGCTCTAGACCATATGGTCTAAAATTTTTGCTTTTATTTTTGTTTTATATATCAGTGTTTTGACTCTCGTTGTGGCGAATTAACCCGCAAAATAACTTGATCTATTTTCATTTGACACTAGAATGCTAGACGACTGGTCTAATATTGGCTTGGGTTATTAAAGTTTTGGCTGAGGGTAGCGGGAAATGAAAAAGAATTTTGCAAAGTTAAGCGCCTTACTGGCAGCGGTATTATTCAGCAGCACAAGTTCTGTCGTGCTGGCACAGCAGGCAGTATTGGTAGAACCGGTAACTTTATCGGACATGCAGCAGCGCGAGCGCGTTGTCGGTAATATTAAAGCGGCGGTTGAGGCAGGCGTCTCGGTACGGGAGTCCAGCAGCGTCGAACAGGTGCTGGTTAACGAAGGGGACAGGGTGAGCTTAGGTGATCTCCTGCTGCGCCTGGACAGCCGCCGTCTGCATGCCCAGTCTTTGCAGCTGCAGGCGGAATATGACCGCAGCAAGGCTTTAGTCAAGCAAAGAAAAGCCGAACAAAAGAATTTACAGGATGACCTGACCGCCTTCACCTATACCGCAGAACGCAATGCGATTTCAGAGCGCCAGCTAAGGAATGTCAAGACCGAGCTGGCGGTAGCCGAAGCCGCCTTATCCCAGGCCAATTACCAGGTTAAAGCACTGCAAAACGAGCTGGAGCTGTTGAAGATCCGTTTGGCGGATACCGAATTAAGGGCTCCTTTTAACGGTTATGTAACCCAAAGACTGGCAGAGCCAGGGGAATGGTTTAACCAGGGGGAAGTGGCGATTGAAATGGTGTCCAGCGACCGGCTGGAAGCCTGGTTGGAGGTGCCGCAGCGCCTGGTGAGCCAGCTGGCCGCCACTTCGGAAATTGCCCTGGAAGTAAACGGGCAAAGCATCAGCAGTAAAGATTTTAAACTGGTTTCCCAGGTGAATAACCGCAGCCGTACCTTTAACCTGGTGGTTTCTTTCCCGGCGATGCCAAATATCCTTTCCGGGATGGCGGTTACCGGTTGGGTTGCCACTTCAACTGAAGATCAGGTGTTGGCGGTGTCTAAAAATGCCGTGGTCAATAAAGGGGGCATGACTTTAGTGTATAAGGTTTCCGAGGGTGAAAACGGCTCTGTGGCCTCGCCTGTGCCGGTAACGGTTTTATATAAATCGGCCGATGTTTTTGCCCTGGCGGCCAATAGCCAGCTTAACCCGGGGGACAAGGTGATTGTTGAAGGCAACGAACGCCTGATGCCCGGACCTGTAGTGGCAACCGAGGCGAAAACCGGTCGGGAATTTGTCGCTGCGAATGCACCCGCAAGCACCGGCACTGCCGCCGGCGGCGAATAACGAGTTGATGTTTATTGAAAAAGCCGGGCCGGTTACGGCCGGTATACTGCTGTTGAGTAGGTAGAGAGATAATGAAATTAATAGATCAAGCGGTCAGGCAGCCGATCACGGTCACAGTGGCGGTGGTGCTATCCATATTGGCGGGGATCATCGCCTTTTCCCAGGTGCCGGTACAAATGACGCCAACGGTGGATTCCGTGGTCATTTCCGTCAACACATTCTGGGAAAACGCTTCCCCCAACGAAATTGAGTCCGATATTATTACCGAGCAGGAGCAGGTATTGGGGGATGTTACCGGCCTGGCTTCCATGACCAGTATCTCCCAGTCCGGAAATGGCAGCGTCCGCCTGGAATTTGAAACCGGTACCGATATCAACCTGGCGATGCAGAGTGTGTTGCAAAAGCTGGATGAGGTGCCTGCTTACCCCAGGGGCGTCAGTGAGCCCGTGGTTGAGCCGGTAGATCCCGATTCTGTCGATTATATTGCCTGGGTCGGTCTGGCGTCTACAGATCCAAGCTTTGACGCCACCACCTTGTATGACTTTATATTACGCCTGCGTCCGCGCCTGGAGCGTATTAAAGGGGTGTCTAAAGGTCGGCGCGCGCGAGCGGGAATTACAAATCCAGTTTGATCCTGTTGCCCTGGCGAACCGCGGCATTACTTATGCCGAGTTTATCAATGCCATCCAGGTGAATAACCAGAACTATTCCGGCGGTAAATTGCAGGACGGTAAAAATGATATCCGGGTGCGTGCCGTGGGTCGTTTTACCGACATCAATGTTATCAAAAAGTTGGTGATCCGCCGCGATCAAACCGGCGTGGTGTATCTTGAAGATGTTGCCAGCGTTACCGAGTCATATAAAGAATTAACCGACTGGGTGCGGGCGCGTGGTATTTTGATGCCTTTCTTTAATTTCCAGCTGCAATACGGCGCTAACTTGCTGGAAACCATGACGGAAATCAAGGCTGAAATTCGCCGCTTAAATGCCTCGGACGGTTTGCTGGCGCAACATGCTAAAAAAATTGGCGTTA
This genomic window from Thalassomonas viridans contains:
- a CDS encoding DNA topoisomerase III yields the protein MKLYIAEKPSLGRAIAAALPKPHKNNSGFIQLGNGDVVSWCIGHILEQAEPESYDEKYKQWRLEHLPIVPEQWQLKPKTKTRSQLTVLRKLVKQADEIIHAGDPDREGQLLVDEVIDYLKLSKTKKSQIKRLLVSDLNTSAVKRSLAALRANRDFIPLSVSALARSRADWLYGINLTRTYTLQGQKVGFKGVLSVGRVQTPVLGLVVRRDEEIANFVSKPFYEVYADILTPGGDQFSAKWQPSEQCEPYMDEQGRVLVKGLAENVVHRISGQPATVTSVVKENKKQSPPLPYNLSALQIDAAKIYSMNAKLVLDICQSLYEKHKLITYPRSDCRYLPEEQHKLAPAIINMLKSCSQYAQAAGEANPGIKGKGFNDKKVGAHHAIVPTEKSAGNIQLNTFEKNIYHLIVRQYLAQFYPAYSYDQTKVELNIGGGKFTASAKIPVVIGWKALWPQKGAAKAKEANPDEPGEAENQHLPELHQGEVLLCRQGRLAEKMTKPPQAFTDASLLAAMTGINRFVSDKGLKKILKDTDGLGTEATRAGIIELLFKRDFLCRQGKQIHATEVGKALIATLPEAATLPDMTAQWEASLNAISEKQVSYQSFMQPLTHTLHQLVEQACQTLPRQLEGLKVKSSSGFKKKGRRRRKAAAVKT
- a CDS encoding MAPEG family protein — translated: METLIICAMIAALLPYLAKAPLAFAMNKEGGYDNNYPREQQARLTGFGARASAAHYNSFESLIIFSLAIALVLATDSVDKTVERLAMIHVAARVTYCLMYYFDQDKLRSLVWLVGLAAPLAMMWQCLP
- a CDS encoding GNAT family N-acetyltransferase; amino-acid sequence: MTKQIAPPVRLSNQADEMQLDVIYGYLTRSYWAEGITKARVKKSLDNSLCFGAFSGKRQIAFARVITDKASFAYLADVFVLEPYRGLGISKQLMSEVMRHPELQNLRRFMLCTADAHGLYQQFGFSPATQAQNLMAIHNPDIYREMSA
- a CDS encoding LysE family translocator; translated protein: MTAQMELSSLLIPLLLFTLLATATPGPNNSLLTLSGSRFGYRQTLPFIFGIRAGITGLFILMGSGIGGILSENPHWYFYLKILGAGYLVYLAVKVAFSGNRKQHNHAANLIGFRQGALLQFINPKSMMMVLSCITAFSLPGELYLLSVLQACLIFNLVGLMSNSAWTLFGALISRLLSTEQARDKFNKVLALLTLLAVALLFI
- a CDS encoding PLP-dependent aminotransferase family protein codes for the protein MTMWKPELKTSSQAKYKQVADAIDEAVVSGELKAGEKLPPQRRLADALGVTIGTVTRAYAESECRGTVVARVGSGTYVKQAEPGPYAVLAPDDSRYDLRSSKAPVGPQGEFMAQALMDIAADRRLLAVCLDYQPETGLRQQREQLAAWLNGRNLACNADEVLFTYGGQHGISLSLQAVCRSGDTVLCEGLSFPGIALACQEQQLKCHGLAMDEQGVIPQALMSACQQYNPRVLYLTSQVQNPSCVQMPLSRKLELLAICRQYQVLILDDDVQFLPESEKVSSFYLLAPEQTIYISSFSKSFSGGLRLGYLVARGKLRESLRKSLRASCWTIPPVMVELVCRWLVSGKLAEQEVWLTREMLARHRILQQELAGYSYTTLPYAFNAWLSLPEHWRAVDFVRYAQEKGLLLRAAESYAVGRFPAPQNIRISLCAPRSHESLRQALGLLKQCLEETPASDELVM
- a CDS encoding discoidin domain-containing protein, with amino-acid sequence MKFKMTGLALLVSLSVTAAETSIEEYIGKIANIYIGKSESVKVGIVAEEDKYLECQEGNWPLKFQLGQVYSDSWLDLLSTVNRTQETVRVGYTPDSESSCDIEYLALVQGDGISGVDPDDGSASLLRTGDYGNIALIGTNGLTESSYSVSDFYNNDAGAGAFDGFTYREQINDHEGVAKIGRGFWMVKKAVNTDHDPDYVEPEYWLQVDFAGLVKITGFRVVLNDQSRELGRGPEKVVLQVSSDGETFVDHESYLLSQVSDQIATLNTAVTARIARLKVVTNHGDSYIEIDEFELFSDL
- the speB gene encoding agmatinase is translated as MTTTSAKVGLLGIPYDENSSFTRGPAKAPASIREILQSGSLNSGCENGVNLKDNPKWLECGDLEITDNKDFVQGIESGCHKLLRQNIRLLTLGGDHSISYPILRAYARHYPKLNILHLDAHSDLYDSFKGNRLSNACPFARIMEEQLCSRLVQLGIRTLNQHQVEQAQKFKVEMIEMRHWQTGQLPEFDGPVYLSLDIDALDPAFTPGVSHREPGGFSTREVINLIHKLNVPLIGADIVEFNPDKDIDGMTAQVSAKLVKEIAGKMLAGV
- a CDS encoding TetR/AcrR family transcriptional regulator, with amino-acid sequence MMPDKDTRDIILEAGHKAITAKSYHACGLKEILDLAGVPKGSFYHYFKSKDDFGLQLIENSTDGWNQECRGKLTDRSFTPLNRLKNYFNDKITYFLEHGLSCECALPKMVLETSQLNEVMRGAIKYSFDSMASVLAQTIREAQIADEIACKDDADMLANMINSALQGIIIRVQIDQSIVPLEQFVALIFKNILQEKSSS
- a CDS encoding efflux RND transporter periplasmic adaptor subunit; this encodes MKKNFAKLSALLAAVLFSSTSSVVLAQQAVLVEPVTLSDMQQRERVVGNIKAAVEAGVSVRESSSVEQVLVNEGDRVSLGDLLLRLDSRRLHAQSLQLQAEYDRSKALVKQRKAEQKNLQDDLTAFTYTAERNAISERQLRNVKTELAVAEAALSQANYQVKALQNELELLKIRLADTELRAPFNGYVTQRLAEPGEWFNQGEVAIEMVSSDRLEAWLEVPQRLVSQLAATSEIALEVNGQSISSKDFKLVSQVNNRSRTFNLVVSFPAMPNILSGMAVTGWVATSTEDQVLAVSKNAVVNKGGMTLVYKVSEGENGSVASPVPVTVLYKSADVFALAANSQLNPGDKVIVEGNERLMPGPVVATEAKTGREFVAANAPASTGTAAGGE
- a CDS encoding efflux RND transporter permease subunit codes for the protein MKLIDQAVRQPITVTVAVVLSILAGIIAFSQVPVQMTPTVDSVVISVNTFWENASPNEIESDIITEQEQVLGDVTGLASMTSISQSGNGSVRLEFETGTDINLAMQSVLQKLDEVPAYPRGVSEPVVEPVDPDSVDYIAWVGLASTDPSFDATTLYDFILRLRPRLERIKGVSKGRRARAGITNPV